The nucleotide sequence TTGATCGAGGTGAGGAAGTCGGAGACCTCGGTCTTCTCGCTCGCGGTGAAGGCCTTGCCGTCCGTCGTCTCGAACACGATGCTGCCCGATCCGCCCGAGGCCGACGGGAACTTCTTCGCCAGCTCGTCCGTGACCTTCTGGGTCGCCGTGCCGGGAATGGTGATCGACGACGACGGCGTGCCCTTGAAGAGCGCGTAGCCGGTGCCGGCGAGGGCGATGATCACCACCCACGCGATGATCACCGTCCAGTGGCGGCGTGCGGCGAACCGCCCGAGACGGTAGAGGAGACCGGCCATGGGATCCCTGTTTCTTTCTCTGCTGTGGTGGTGGGTGGAGGGGGTGCGCCGGTGGACCCCCGGTGGTCAGTCGCGCGGGCGGTAGCCTGCGCGCACGCTGTCGATGAGTCGTTCGAGGAGGTCGCTCCAGGCGCCGCGACCCTGCGCGTCGAGGGCGACCCCGCAGTGCAGGATCCAGTGCTTCGCGATGACGATCACGCCGCCCATGAGGGACGAGACGAGCAGCTCGGCCTCCAGTGCGTCGGCGCCCGGGTGGCGGCGGTTCACCTCGCCGAGCAGGCGCGTGGCCGCACGCGAGAACGCCTCGTCGCTGAGGGCGCGCCCACGGGCGTCATCGGGGTCGGGTTCGCCGAGGATCTGCCCGATCCTGTCGATGGCGAGGGGAAGGTCGGTCGTGCGCAGGACGACGGCGAGCTCGTCGAACATCGAGGCGCGCGAGTCGTCGCCGACCGGTGCCGCGGCGACCGCGGCGATGAAGTCGTCGACGATGACGTCGAGTTCTTCGGCGCACAGCGTGAGGAGGATCTCGTCGAGCGAGGCGAAGTGGTTGAAGATGGTGCGACGCGCGATGTCGGCGCGTTCCGCGAGTTCGTCGACCGAGAAGCGCGGGCCCGAGCGTTCGTCGACGAGGCCGCGTGCGGCGCGCAGGATCGCTGCGCGGTGGCGGGCCTTCAGCGCGGCGCGGCGATCGGGCGCGGCGTGCCGGTCGGGAGCCGTGGCCGAGGAAGCGGAGAGCACCCGTTCACACTAAGTGCATGGATGCACTCGGTGCACACTTCTCGGGGAATTCACACGATCACCGCGGCGAGCAGTGTCGCCTCGGCGTCCGCCAGGAGCATGTACAGGCACCGAGCCGAGCCTGGCATGAGCGCGAAGCCGAAGTGCTCGTAGAAGGCGACGGCCGCGTCGTCGACGGCGTGGACGATGATCGCCCGGGCGCCGACGAGGCGGGAGGCTTCGATGCTTTTGAGCACGGCATCCTGCAGCAGGGATGCTCCCAAGCCGAGGCCGCGGAACCGGAGATCGGTCGCCGCTCGGCCGATCAGGATGACCGGGATCGGGTCGGGCATGTTCCGGCGCAGGGCGCCCACGGCGTCGTCGGGGCGAAGCGAGCTCGCAGCCAGGCAGTAGTACCCCGCGATGTCCCCCGACTCGGCATCGACCGAGACGAACGTGCGCGAGGCACCGCCCTTCTCGTTGCGGATGGCTCGGATCTGAAGCCAGCTCGTGAGAGAGGTGTTGCCGCAGTCGAAGCTGCTCGTGTCGTCGGCGGCCGTGACGGGCCTGGGTCGCCGGAAAGCCGTCACTCGTCCTCGACGAAGATCGAGGGGCGTGCGAGGAGGCCTGCGAGCTTGTCGACAGACTTGGCCGGGCGGTCGAGGAGGGCGGAGAACGCCTCGAAGCTCCTCCGCGACATGGCGATCTCGCGCTCGCGCCGAATGGTGTCTTCCGCCTTCTCGACGAGGGCCGTCACCGAGAAATCGCTGACCGATCGGCCGGAGATCGCGGCAGCCTGCTCGATCTCGCGTTTCTGGGCGGTTGTCAGGCGGAGATCGAGCCGGTCGCTTTTCGTGGTGGCTGGCATGAGGTCAGTGTACGGCACATCGCCGTACACTGCACGACGCGATCGCCGCCGTGAGCAGTGTCGCCTCTGCAGTCAGAAGCCGACGCGACGTGGGGGTGTGGGCGGCTCGCCGGGGAATCCCGGGAGGCCGAGCGCTGAGAAGTCGGGCAGCGGGAACTCCGGCATGGAGGGAACGTCGGTGTCGCTGATGACGATGGGCGCGCCCGGTGTCCAGAGCAACCAGACCGCGCGGCCCTCCGGGCCCATCAGCGTGAACTCGAGCGGCTCTGCGCTGAGGGCTGCCTCTTTGAGGCGGGCTTTGAGGTCGACGGCCTGCGCGGCGGTGAGGCCGAGGCGCGCCCCGGCGAAGACGATGTGCGGCATGCCGTCACGCTACGCGCGGCCGCCTCGCAGGGGCTGGGATCGGCCAGGCGACGGCCTAGTACTCGCCCTTGACGACGAAGAACGAGCCACGGATCTCGCCGGCGAGCTTCGACTTCTGGCGCGCGAACTTGAACGTGGAGGCCAGCTCGGCCGGAACCTCCATGCCCTGCGACAGCTTGAAGCCGACCGCGCGCTTGCCGGCGTCGGCCAGCGTGTAGAGCAGGTTGACGACGAGGCCCGACTCGTAGATGACGTAGGTCCAGCGGATGCCGTCGACGTGCATCTCGGCGACCTCGAGGGGCTTCGATGCGAACTCGAGGTCGCGCTCGACCTTCAGCACCTTCTCGACGAGCTCGAGGTACTCCGGCTTCTCCTCCGGCGTGTAGACGACGAAGGGCGCCTTGTACTTCGTGTTGAAGTAGCGTGCCTCGTTGGCACGCAGGCCGGCGAGGGCGTCGGCGACGGGCGACGATTCGAGCCCCTCGGTGGAGACGTTCACGAAGTCGACGGTGCTGGGCATGATTCCTCCTGGTGCGGCGTTTCTCGCGTTTCTCACACGCTAGCGTGCGGCGGCGGCCGTGCTCTTCTCGGATCCTGCTCGATGGCTGTCCTCTCCCCCACAGGCGTCGTCTCGAACGATGCGGTGACCCGAATCTGTGGACAGCCGCCGCAGGATTCTCGCAGCGCGCCAGGCTCTCGGCATGGGAATCCGTCACTCCGCCTACGCCGTCCGCCCTCACGAGATCGACCTCGCCCGCGAAGATCCGCGGCATTACATCCACTGCGCCGCCCCGGTCAACGACCCCGAATACGACTGGGAGTACGCGGAGACTGCACCCGACACAAGCGCGGTCTTCCTTTACCTCATGCAGGCGTGGAAGGAACTCCAAGAGCTGTTCAGCTATGTAGAGACCGCCTCGGGAAGACCGACTCACCCTTCCGTGTGCTACTCATCGATGGCTCCAGACCGCGCCGACGGCTCTGGACTCGACTTCGTCGGCCGGGGTGCCAGAGAGAACGTCGTCTGGGCCGTTGGGTTCGGTATCGCGTGCTCTCACCCGAGGAGGTCCAAGTGATCGGCAACGGCTTGGCCGGGATCGACCAGGCTGACGTCCACGCTGCAGGCTTCGACGAGGTTCACCGCGACTACGTCATGGAGCATCTCAGCAAGCTCCAGGCCTTCTTGACTGCATGCAAGACGAGCGGCGCAGGAATCCTCTACATCATGGGGTGAGCGCAGTGAGGTCGGCGTCGGCGAGGAGCCGCGCGAGCGTCGACCTCCCGAGCGCACTCATGCCGGGATTCGACTCGCGGTAGTACCAGACGAGGCCCATCGACTGCTGCAGGGCCCACGCGGCGCCGCGCAGCCACTCCGTGTCGGTGCAGGCCAGGCGAGCCCTCATGATCCTGCGCCCTTCGGCTTCGAGAAGGTGCCACGCGCAGACGAGGTCGAGGGCAGGATCGGCAGGCCCGAACGACCCGCCGTCGATCACCCCGACGAGCCGTCCGCCCGACACCAGGAGGTTCGCCGGCGTGAGGTCGCGGTGCGACATCACGTCGGGCCCCGACGGCGGCACCTCGCGCAGCCCCTCCCACAGCGCCCGCAGGCGCTCGACCGGCAGCAGCCCCTCGCTCTCGGCGAAGCACACGGCCATCCACTCGTCGGAGTCACGGAGGTCGCCGCCGCGCCCCTTGCCGTCGAACGAGCGCCCGAGAGTGTCGGCCGAACGGAGCGCCGCGACCAGCGCGGCGAGGTCGTCGGCGAACGGCGCCGACCCCGCAAGACCGTCCGGGGTGGCCACGTCGCCGTCGACCCAGGTCTGCACCGACCACGGCAGGGGATAGACGGGGCCGGGGGCGCCGATCGCGACGGGCCGGGGCGTGGGGAACGGGCAGGTGTCACCGAGCTCCTGCATCGCTGTGGCCTCGTTCTCGAGGTCGGCGCGGACGGCGGCCGGGTCGACGCCCTGAAGAGGGAACCGCGCCGCGAGCCCGGTGCCGACGCGGTAGATCGCGTTGACCGTGCCGTCGGTGGCGAGCGCTCGAACAGGCTCGGCGGCCCACTCGGGGAACTGCGTCGCGATCAGCCGTGACGCCGTCGCGAGGTCGATCGGCACCTCGTCGTCGTGCATCGCCATGCGCCAAGTCTGGCGTGCGCGCGCGCTGCGCCTCCCGAAAACGACTCTGCGCACCGGGAATCGCGTGCGCAGAGTCGTTTTCGGGAGGGGAGGCGCGGCCTGGACCCGTCACGCTCCGTCGTGGAGCCGCCCGACGACCGCCTCGTCGGGGGCGGGCGGCCCGAGTCTCGGTCGGACCCGAGCGGTGTCGCCGCCGCCGACGCGATTGCTTCGCTCGGTCAACGCCACGAGCGCGAGGTGACGGTCGGCCGTCCACGCCGAGGTCTGACCCCGGTGGTTGCGGACGCGCGACAGGATCGCCGCGTCCGTCAACTGGGTCAGAGCGTTCGTCGCCGCGGTGGCCGAGATGCGGTAGCGCGAGGACACCCCCTGGATGGTCAGAACCGGCTCGGAGGCCAGCGCCCCGAGGATCTTCGCGGCCACCGAGTCGCGTCG is from Frondihabitans australicus and encodes:
- a CDS encoding TetR/AcrR family transcriptional regulator codes for the protein MLSASSATAPDRHAAPDRRAALKARHRAAILRAARGLVDERSGPRFSVDELAERADIARRTIFNHFASLDEILLTLCAEELDVIVDDFIAAVAAAPVGDDSRASMFDELAVVLRTTDLPLAIDRIGQILGEPDPDDARGRALSDEAFSRAATRLLGEVNRRHPGADALEAELLVSSLMGGVIVIAKHWILHCGVALDAQGRGAWSDLLERLIDSVRAGYRPRD
- a CDS encoding GNAT family N-acetyltransferase is translated as MTAFRRPRPVTAADDTSSFDCGNTSLTSWLQIRAIRNEKGGASRTFVSVDAESGDIAGYYCLAASSLRPDDAVGALRRNMPDPIPVILIGRAATDLRFRGLGLGASLLQDAVLKSIEASRLVGARAIIVHAVDDAAVAFYEHFGFALMPGSARCLYMLLADAEATLLAAVIV
- a CDS encoding DUF1778 domain-containing protein; translation: MPATTKSDRLDLRLTTAQKREIEQAAAISGRSVSDFSVTALVEKAEDTIRREREIAMSRRSFEAFSALLDRPAKSVDKLAGLLARPSIFVEDE
- a CDS encoding phage tail protein, whose translation is MPSTVDFVNVSTEGLESSPVADALAGLRANEARYFNTKYKAPFVVYTPEEKPEYLELVEKVLKVERDLEFASKPLEVAEMHVDGIRWTYVIYESGLVVNLLYTLADAGKRAVGFKLSQGMEVPAELASTFKFARQKSKLAGEIRGSFFVVKGEY
- a CDS encoding aminoglycoside phosphotransferase family protein; the protein is MAMHDDEVPIDLATASRLIATQFPEWAAEPVRALATDGTVNAIYRVGTGLAARFPLQGVDPAAVRADLENEATAMQELGDTCPFPTPRPVAIGAPGPVYPLPWSVQTWVDGDVATPDGLAGSAPFADDLAALVAALRSADTLGRSFDGKGRGGDLRDSDEWMAVCFAESEGLLPVERLRALWEGLREVPPSGPDVMSHRDLTPANLLVSGGRLVGVIDGGSFGPADPALDLVCAWHLLEAEGRRIMRARLACTDTEWLRGAAWALQQSMGLVWYYRESNPGMSALGRSTLARLLADADLTALTP